A genome region from Bacteroides stercoris ATCC 43183 includes the following:
- the sufB gene encoding Fe-S cluster assembly protein SufB, protein MQQEEPNKYVKELTQEKYKYGFTTDVHTDIIERGLNEDVVRLISEKKGEPEWLLEFRLKAYRHWLTLEMPAWAHLRIPEIDYQAISYYADPTKKKDGPKSMDEVDPELVKTFNKLGIPLEEQMALSGMAVDAVMDSVSVKTTFKETLMEKGIIFCSFSEAVREHPDLVQKYLGSVVGYRDNFFAALNSAVFSDGSFVYIPKGVRCPMELSTYFRINARNTGQFERTLIVADDDSYVSYLEGCTAPMRDENQLHAAIVEIVVHDRAEVKYSTVQNWYPGDAEGKGGVYNFVTKRGHCKGVNSKLSWTQVETGSAITWKYPSCILSGDNSTAEFYSVAVTNNYQQADTGTKMIHLGKNTRSTIVSKGISAGRSENSYRGLVRVAQKADNARNYSQCDSLLLGDKCGAHTFPYMDIHNETAIVEHEATTSKISEDQIFYCNQRGISTEDAVGLIVNGYAKEVLNKLPMEFAVEAQKLLAISLEGSVG, encoded by the coding sequence ATGCAACAAGAAGAACCCAATAAATATGTAAAGGAACTCACTCAGGAGAAGTACAAGTACGGTTTTACGACCGACGTGCACACAGACATCATCGAGCGTGGTTTGAATGAAGATGTGGTGCGGCTGATTTCCGAGAAAAAAGGAGAACCCGAGTGGTTGCTGGAGTTCCGCCTGAAAGCGTACCGCCATTGGCTGACGCTGGAGATGCCTGCATGGGCGCATCTCCGTATTCCTGAAATAGACTATCAGGCTATCTCATACTATGCCGACCCTACCAAGAAGAAGGACGGACCCAAGAGCATGGACGAGGTAGACCCGGAGCTGGTCAAGACATTCAATAAACTGGGCATTCCTCTGGAAGAGCAGATGGCACTTAGCGGTATGGCGGTGGATGCCGTAATGGACTCTGTATCCGTAAAGACTACCTTTAAGGAGACGCTTATGGAGAAAGGCATCATCTTCTGTTCGTTCAGCGAAGCAGTGCGCGAACATCCTGATTTGGTACAGAAGTACTTGGGCTCGGTGGTGGGCTATCGCGACAACTTCTTTGCTGCACTGAACTCTGCGGTGTTCTCCGACGGTTCTTTCGTCTATATCCCGAAAGGGGTACGTTGTCCGATGGAGTTGTCCACTTACTTCCGTATCAATGCCCGCAATACCGGACAGTTTGAAAGAACGTTGATTGTGGCGGATGATGATTCGTACGTTTCCTACCTGGAGGGATGTACGGCGCCGATGCGTGACGAAAACCAACTGCATGCCGCCATTGTGGAGATTGTGGTGCACGACCGTGCGGAAGTGAAGTACAGCACTGTCCAGAACTGGTATCCGGGTGATGCCGAAGGCAAAGGCGGCGTGTATAATTTCGTAACGAAACGCGGACACTGCAAAGGGGTAAATAGCAAACTGTCCTGGACGCAGGTGGAAACCGGTTCGGCCATTACCTGGAAATATCCGTCCTGCATCCTTTCGGGCGATAACTCTACGGCAGAGTTTTACAGCGTGGCGGTAACCAATAATTACCAGCAGGCAGATACCGGTACGAAGATGATTCATCTCGGAAAGAATACCCGCAGCACTATCGTCAGCAAGGGTATCTCCGCCGGACGGAGCGAAAACTCTTATCGCGGTCTGGTGCGCGTTGCCCAAAAAGCGGACAATGCCCGCAACTATAGCCAGTGCGACTCCTTGCTGCTGGGCGATAAGTGCGGTGCGCATACGTTCCCTTACATGGATATCCATAACGAGACGGCCATTGTAGAGCACGAGGCAACCACCAGCAAGATTAGCGAAGACCAGATATTCTATTGCAACCAGCGCGGTATCTCTACGGAAGATGCCGTAGGACTGATTGTGAACGGTTATGCAAAGGAGGTACTCAACAAGCTGCCTATGGAGTTTGCCGTAGAGGCTCAGAAATTATTAGCTATTTCACTCGAGGGAAGCGTAGGATAG
- the sufC gene encoding Fe-S cluster assembly ATPase SufC encodes MLEIKDLHASINGKEILKGINLTIRDGEVHALMGQNGAGKSTLSNVLVGHPAYEVTRGTVTFNGKDLLAMSPEDRAHEGVFLSFQTPVEIPGVSMVNFMRAAVNEQRKYRHLPALSASEFLKLMREKRAIVELDNKLANRSVNEGFSGGEKKRNEIFQMAMLEPTFAILDETDSGLDVDALRIVADGFNKLKTPQTSAMVITHYQRLLDYLKPDTVHVLLGGRIVKTGGPELAKEIEARGFDWIKKEASEL; translated from the coding sequence ATGTTAGAGATAAAAGACCTGCACGCCAGCATCAATGGCAAAGAGATATTGAAAGGCATCAACCTCACGATCCGCGACGGTGAGGTGCATGCCCTGATGGGACAGAACGGAGCCGGAAAGAGTACACTGAGCAATGTGCTGGTGGGACATCCTGCATACGAGGTGACACGCGGTACGGTAACTTTCAACGGTAAGGACCTTTTGGCTATGAGTCCTGAAGACCGCGCTCATGAAGGTGTTTTCCTTTCGTTCCAGACACCGGTGGAGATACCGGGAGTTTCGATGGTGAACTTTATGCGTGCCGCTGTCAACGAACAGCGTAAATACCGTCATCTGCCCGCCCTGTCTGCCAGCGAATTCTTGAAACTGATGCGCGAGAAACGCGCCATTGTCGAACTGGACAACAAACTTGCCAACCGTAGCGTGAACGAAGGCTTCAGCGGCGGTGAGAAGAAACGTAACGAAATCTTCCAGATGGCTATGCTGGAACCTACTTTCGCCATTCTTGACGAAACGGATTCCGGGCTTGATGTAGATGCTTTGCGCATTGTAGCCGATGGCTTCAACAAACTGAAGACTCCCCAAACCAGCGCAATGGTCATCACCCACTACCAACGCCTGCTGGACTATCTGAAACCGGATACCGTCCATGTACTGCTTGGCGGACGCATCGTGAAGACGGGCGGTCCCGAACTGGCTAAGGAGATTGAAGCACGCGGCTTCGATTGGATTAAGAAAGAAGCGAGTGAATTATAA
- the sufD gene encoding Fe-S cluster assembly protein SufD produces MSVEQQYIDLFSQTEAMICRHSAEALNAPRAAAFADFERLGFPTRKTEKYKYTDVSKFFEPDYGLNLNRLEIPVNPYEVFKCDVPNMSTSLYFVVNDAFYNKALPKSHLPEGVIFGSLKEMAEQRPELVKKYYGKLADTSKDGVTAFNTAFAQDGVLLYVPKNVVVEKPIQLVNILRGDVNFMVNRRVLIILEEGAQARLLACDHAMDSVNFLATQVVEVFVGENATFDFYELEETHTSTVRINSLYVRQEANSNVLLNGMTLHNGTTRNTTEVTLAGEGAELNLCGMAVADKNQHVDNNTTIDHAVPNCTSNELFKYVLDDQSVGAFAGLVLVRPGAQHTSSQQTNRNLCATREAHMYTQPQLEIYADDVKCSHGATVGQLDESALFYMQQRGISVHEARLLLMFAFVNEVIDTIRLDALKDRLHLLVEKRFRGELNKCRGCAICK; encoded by the coding sequence ATGAGTGTAGAGCAACAATATATAGACCTTTTCTCCCAGACGGAGGCGATGATATGCCGCCATAGCGCCGAAGCGCTGAATGCTCCGCGTGCCGCTGCATTTGCCGACTTCGAGCGGCTTGGATTTCCTACCCGTAAGACGGAGAAATATAAATATACCGATGTCAGCAAGTTCTTTGAACCCGATTACGGACTGAACCTGAATCGGTTGGAGATTCCGGTTAATCCCTACGAAGTATTCAAGTGCGATGTGCCGAATATGAGCACCTCCCTTTACTTTGTTGTGAATGATGCTTTCTATAACAAGGCTTTGCCGAAGTCGCATTTGCCTGAGGGCGTTATCTTCGGTAGCCTCAAGGAAATGGCGGAGCAGCGTCCGGAGCTGGTGAAGAAGTACTACGGTAAGCTGGCAGATACTTCCAAAGATGGAGTGACGGCTTTCAATACAGCCTTTGCGCAGGACGGCGTATTGCTGTATGTTCCCAAGAACGTGGTGGTGGAGAAACCTATCCAGTTGGTGAACATTCTGCGCGGCGATGTCAACTTTATGGTAAACCGCCGTGTGCTTATCATTTTGGAAGAGGGTGCGCAAGCCCGTCTTCTGGCATGCGACCACGCCATGGACAGTGTGAATTTCCTTGCTACGCAAGTGGTAGAGGTATTCGTTGGGGAGAACGCCACTTTCGACTTCTATGAACTGGAAGAGACGCATACCAGTACGGTACGCATCAACAGTTTGTATGTCAGACAAGAAGCTAACAGCAACGTTTTGCTGAACGGAATGACTTTGCATAACGGTACTACCCGTAATACAACCGAAGTTACGCTTGCCGGCGAAGGTGCTGAACTGAACCTTTGCGGGATGGCTGTTGCGGATAAGAACCAGCATGTGGACAACAATACCACCATAGACCATGCAGTGCCCAACTGTACCAGCAACGAACTCTTTAAGTATGTGCTCGACGACCAGTCTGTCGGTGCTTTTGCAGGCCTGGTACTGGTACGTCCGGGTGCGCAGCATACGAGTTCCCAGCAAACGAACCGTAATCTTTGCGCCACTCGCGAAGCGCATATGTATACCCAGCCGCAACTGGAGATTTATGCCGATGATGTGAAGTGCAGTCATGGTGCTACGGTAGGCCAGCTCGATGAAAGCGCCCTGTTCTATATGCAGCAGCGCGGCATCTCCGTGCATGAGGCACGTTTGCTGCTGATGTTCGCTTTTGTAAACGAGGTGATTGACACAATCCGCCTGGATGCCTTGAAAGACCGTCTGCACCTGTTGGTGGAGAAACGTTTCCGCGGTGAACTGAACAAATGCCGCGGGTGTGCAATATGTAAATAA
- a CDS encoding aminotransferase class V-fold PLP-dependent enzyme: protein MDLQKIRADFPILSREVYGKPLVYFDNGATTQKPRQVVDAITDEYYSVNANVHRGVHFLSQQATELHEASRETVRKFIHAGSTNEIIFTRGTTESINLFVSSFGEEFMQEGDEVILSVMEHHSNIVPWQLLAAKRGIAIKVIPMNDRGELLLDEYKQLFSERTKIVSVAHVSNVLGTVNPVKEMIRYAHGQGVPVLVDGAQSIPHMPVDVQDLDADFYVFSGHKVYGPTGVGVLYGKEEWLDKMPPYQGGGEMIQHVSFERTTFNELPFKFEAGTPDYIGTTGLAKALDYVSAIGMEKIAAHEHELTTYAMTRLKEIPGMRIFGEAEEKGSVISFLVDDIHHFDMGTLLDRLGIAVRTGHHCAQPLMQRLGIEGTVRASFGLYNTKEEINVLVAGIERVSRMF from the coding sequence ATGGACCTTCAAAAGATAAGAGCTGATTTTCCGATACTTTCCCGTGAGGTATATGGTAAGCCGTTGGTTTACTTTGATAACGGTGCGACTACGCAGAAACCCCGTCAGGTGGTGGATGCCATTACGGATGAGTACTATTCGGTCAATGCCAATGTGCATCGCGGTGTGCATTTCCTTTCGCAGCAGGCTACGGAGTTGCACGAGGCATCTCGCGAGACGGTACGGAAGTTCATCCATGCCGGCAGTACGAATGAAATCATCTTTACCCGCGGCACGACGGAAAGTATCAATCTGTTTGTATCCAGCTTCGGTGAAGAGTTTATGCAGGAGGGGGATGAGGTGATTCTCTCCGTCATGGAACATCACAGCAACATCGTTCCCTGGCAATTGCTGGCTGCCAAAAGAGGGATTGCCATTAAAGTTATCCCGATGAATGACAGAGGCGAACTTTTGTTGGACGAGTACAAACAGTTGTTTTCCGAACGTACGAAGATTGTCAGCGTAGCCCATGTATCCAATGTGCTGGGTACGGTGAATCCCGTAAAGGAGATGATACGCTATGCCCACGGGCAAGGCGTTCCCGTGCTTGTGGACGGAGCCCAGTCCATTCCGCATATGCCGGTGGATGTGCAGGATTTGGATGCGGATTTCTACGTTTTTTCCGGTCACAAGGTGTACGGCCCTACCGGTGTGGGTGTGCTTTACGGTAAAGAAGAATGGCTCGATAAGATGCCCCCCTATCAGGGTGGCGGCGAAATGATACAGCACGTATCGTTCGAACGGACTACCTTCAATGAACTTCCTTTCAAGTTCGAGGCGGGAACACCCGATTATATCGGTACGACAGGGCTTGCCAAAGCGTTGGATTACGTTTCTGCCATCGGCATGGAGAAGATTGCCGCCCATGAACATGAACTGACTACATATGCCATGACACGTTTGAAAGAGATTCCCGGTATGCGCATCTTCGGTGAGGCCGAAGAGAAAGGGAGTGTTATCTCTTTCCTCGTAGACGATATTCACCATTTCGATATGGGCACTTTGCTCGACCGTTTGGGCATTGCCGTACGTACGGGGCATCACTGCGCACAACCGTTGATGCAGCGTCTCGGCATTGAAGGAACGGTGCGTGCTTCATTTGGCCTGTATAACACGAAAGAAGAGATAAATGTATTGGTAGCGGGTATAGAGCGTGTGAGCCGTATGTTTTGA
- a CDS encoding heavy metal-binding domain-containing protein: protein MLITTTSVIEGAKITRYYGIVSGETIIGANVFRDFFASIRDVVGGRSGSYEEVLREAKDTALREMQEQARLLGANAVIGVDLDYETVGGSGSMLMVTACGTAVTVE from the coding sequence ATGTTAATAACAACGACTTCAGTGATTGAGGGTGCAAAGATAACCCGTTATTATGGCATCGTATCCGGCGAAACAATTATCGGCGCCAATGTATTCCGTGACTTTTTTGCCAGTATCCGCGATGTGGTAGGCGGACGCAGCGGTTCGTACGAGGAAGTGCTTCGTGAGGCTAAAGATACGGCGCTTCGCGAGATGCAGGAACAAGCCCGTTTGTTGGGCGCTAATGCAGTGATTGGCGTTGACCTTGATTACGAAACGGTAGGTGGCAGCGGCAGTATGCTGATGGTGACTGCTTGCGGTACGGCTGTGACGGTAGAATAA
- a CDS encoding sodium-translocating pyrophosphatase: MDQLLFWLVPAASVLALCFAWYFHRQMMKESEGTPQMVKIAAAVRKGAMSYLRQQYKIVGWVFLGLVILFSIMAYGFGVQNSWVPIAFLTGGFFSGLSGFLGMKTATYASARTANAARNSLNAGLCIAFRSGAVMGLVVVGLGLLDISFWYLLLNAVIPVDVMTPTHKLCIITTTMLTFGMGASTQALFARVGGGIYTKAADVGADLVGKVEAGIPEDDPRNPATIADNVGDNVGDVAGMGADLYESYCGSILATAALGAAAFIHSGDTLMQFKAVIAPMLIAAVGIILSIIGIFSVRTKENAGMKDLLNSLAFGTNLSSVLIVIATFLILWLLKLDNWVWISCSVVVGLVVGIVIGRSTEYYTSQSYRPTRKLSESGKTGPATVIISGIGLGMLSTAIPVIAVVVGIIASYLFASGFDFANVGLGLYGIGIAAVGMLSTLGITLATDAYGPIADNAGGNAEMSGLGEEVRKRTDALDSLGNTTAATGKGFAIGSAALTGLALLASYIEEIRIGLTRLGTTDIFVGGEAVSVQDATFFDFMHHYDVTLMNPKVLSGMFLGSMMAFLFCGLTMNAVGRAAAHMVDEVRRQFREIKGILTGEAEPDYERCVAISTKGAQREMVVPSLIAIIAPILTGLVFGVPGVLGLLIGGLSSGFVLAIFMANAGGAWDNAKKYVEEGNFGGKGSEVHKATVVGDTVGDPFKDTSGPSLNILIKLMSMVAIVMAGLTVAWSLF; the protein is encoded by the coding sequence ATGGACCAATTGCTTTTCTGGCTGGTACCGGCCGCTTCCGTTCTGGCGCTTTGCTTTGCCTGGTATTTCCATCGTCAGATGATGAAAGAGAGTGAGGGAACTCCTCAAATGGTTAAGATTGCCGCTGCTGTGCGCAAAGGCGCCATGTCCTATCTCCGTCAGCAATATAAGATTGTGGGATGGGTGTTTCTGGGACTGGTGATTCTCTTCTCGATTATGGCTTACGGCTTCGGAGTGCAGAACTCCTGGGTTCCGATAGCTTTCCTCACAGGCGGATTCTTCTCCGGCCTTTCCGGATTTCTCGGTATGAAGACGGCCACGTATGCCTCGGCGCGTACGGCAAACGCTGCCCGTAACTCATTGAATGCGGGTTTGTGCATCGCTTTCCGCAGCGGTGCGGTAATGGGGCTGGTTGTAGTGGGGCTTGGCCTGCTCGATATTTCCTTCTGGTATCTGCTGCTCAATGCGGTTATCCCTGTGGATGTGATGACACCCACTCATAAACTTTGTATTATCACCACTACGATGCTGACGTTCGGTATGGGAGCTTCCACACAGGCGTTGTTTGCACGCGTGGGCGGTGGTATCTATACGAAAGCCGCCGATGTAGGCGCCGACCTTGTGGGCAAAGTGGAAGCCGGCATCCCTGAAGACGATCCCCGCAATCCCGCAACCATTGCCGACAATGTAGGCGATAACGTGGGCGACGTTGCCGGTATGGGAGCCGACCTTTACGAGAGTTATTGCGGCTCCATTCTTGCTACGGCGGCTCTTGGCGCAGCCGCTTTTATCCATTCGGGGGATACGCTGATGCAGTTCAAAGCCGTCATTGCCCCGATGCTGATTGCCGCTGTGGGGATTATCCTTTCTATTATAGGCATCTTCTCCGTGCGTACCAAAGAGAATGCCGGGATGAAGGACCTGCTGAACTCCCTTGCTTTCGGTACGAACCTGAGTTCGGTGCTGATAGTCATTGCCACTTTCCTTATCCTTTGGCTGTTGAAGCTGGACAACTGGGTGTGGATATCCTGCTCGGTGGTTGTGGGGCTGGTGGTAGGCATCGTTATCGGTCGTTCCACGGAATACTATACTTCCCAGTCTTACCGCCCCACCCGGAAATTGAGTGAGAGCGGCAAGACGGGGCCAGCTACTGTCATTATCTCGGGTATCGGTCTGGGTATGCTCTCTACTGCCATTCCGGTAATTGCCGTAGTGGTGGGCATCATTGCTTCCTATCTTTTTGCTTCCGGTTTCGACTTTGCCAATGTAGGTCTGGGACTTTACGGCATCGGTATCGCTGCCGTAGGCATGCTTTCCACGTTGGGCATTACACTGGCCACGGACGCTTACGGTCCTATCGCCGACAATGCCGGCGGCAATGCGGAAATGTCCGGTCTGGGCGAGGAGGTGCGTAAGCGTACCGATGCGCTCGATTCTTTGGGCAATACGACAGCCGCTACGGGTAAGGGCTTTGCCATCGGTTCGGCTGCATTGACGGGACTTGCCCTGCTTGCATCCTACATCGAGGAAATCCGTATCGGTCTGACCCGTCTGGGCACTACCGACATCTTTGTGGGCGGTGAAGCGGTGTCCGTACAAGATGCCACTTTCTTTGATTTCATGCACCACTACGATGTAACGTTGATGAATCCCAAAGTTCTTTCGGGCATGTTCCTCGGTTCGATGATGGCTTTCCTGTTCTGCGGACTGACGATGAATGCCGTAGGTCGTGCCGCTGCCCATATGGTGGATGAAGTACGCCGCCAGTTTCGCGAGATAAAGGGTATCCTTACAGGTGAGGCCGAACCCGATTATGAACGTTGTGTAGCCATCTCCACGAAAGGCGCGCAACGCGAAATGGTAGTTCCCTCGCTGATAGCAATCATTGCTCCCATTCTGACCGGACTTGTCTTCGGTGTTCCCGGTGTGTTGGGACTGCTTATCGGCGGACTTAGCAGCGGATTCGTACTTGCTATCTTTATGGCGAATGCCGGCGGTGCGTGGGACAATGCCAAGAAGTATGTCGAGGAAGGCAATTTCGGCGGCAAAGGCAGCGAAGTGCATAAAGCCACGGTTGTAGGCGATACGGTAGGTGATCCGTTTAAGGATACTTCCGGTCCGAGCCTTAATATCCTTATCAAACTGATGAGCATGGTGGCCATTGTTATGGCGGGGCTGACTGTGGCTTGGAGCCTGTTCTAA
- a CDS encoding lysine exporter LysO family protein, producing MKGSLIIIGFFVLGTLCGIFHLIPVDAVMDSKVSFYALCALMFSVGLSVGNDPQTLKNFRSLNPRLVFLPIMTILGTLAGSAAVSLILTHRSLTDCLAVGSGFGYYSLSSIFITEYKGAELGTIALLANISREILTLLAAPLLVRWFGNLAPISAGGATTMDTTLPIITRTAGQQFVVVSIFHGFVVDFSVPFLVTLFCSI from the coding sequence ATGAAAGGCAGCCTTATTATAATCGGTTTCTTTGTTTTGGGTACGCTTTGCGGAATTTTCCACCTGATACCCGTTGATGCAGTCATGGATAGCAAGGTCAGCTTCTATGCACTTTGCGCCCTGATGTTCAGTGTAGGATTGAGTGTGGGTAACGACCCGCAGACATTGAAGAATTTCCGTTCGCTCAATCCCCGGCTGGTATTTCTGCCCATTATGACGATACTGGGCACACTGGCAGGCTCTGCAGCGGTCAGCCTCATCCTGACGCACCGTTCCCTGACCGATTGCCTGGCCGTAGGTTCGGGATTCGGATATTATTCACTCTCCAGTATCTTCATTACCGAATACAAAGGAGCCGAACTCGGAACTATCGCCCTACTCGCCAATATCAGCCGCGAGATACTTACCCTGCTGGCAGCACCGTTACTGGTACGCTGGTTTGGCAACCTGGCTCCCATCTCTGCCGGCGGCGCCACAACGATGGATACCACACTCCCGATAATCACCCGTACCGCAGGACAGCAGTTTGTCGTAGTCTCCATATTTCACGGATTTGTTGTGGATTTCAGCGTGCCGTTTCTGGTGACCTTGTTCTGTTCGATATAG
- a CDS encoding LysO family transporter, producing the protein MFTIIGLMLTGMLLGYLLRKRSLHKIHTVITVLIWALLFILGIEVGGNEQIIKGLHTIGIEAVILTLGSTLGSVIAAWALWKALYRKKGKTA; encoded by the coding sequence ATGTTTACGATTATCGGACTGATGCTCACCGGAATGTTGCTGGGCTATCTCTTACGGAAAAGAAGTTTACATAAGATTCATACTGTCATCACGGTATTAATCTGGGCGCTGCTGTTCATCCTCGGCATTGAAGTTGGCGGCAACGAGCAAATCATCAAAGGATTGCACACCATAGGCATCGAAGCCGTGATACTGACCTTGGGCAGTACGTTGGGCAGTGTCATTGCTGCCTGGGCGCTGTGGAAAGCTTTATATAGGAAGAAAGGAAAAACGGCATGA
- a CDS encoding ribonuclease HII, protein MLLPYLNKELIEAGCDEAGRGCLAGAVYAAAVILPKDFKNELLNDSKQLTEKQRYALREVIEKEALAWAVGIVSPGEIDKINILNASFLAMHRAVDRLQLRPQHLLIDGNRFKKYRDIPHTTVVKGDGKYLSIAAASILAKTYRDDYMNRLHEEFPYYDWNHNKGYPTKKHRAAIAERGTTPYHRMTFNLLGGGQLELPFL, encoded by the coding sequence ATGCTGTTACCTTATTTAAATAAAGAACTGATAGAAGCGGGATGTGACGAAGCGGGGCGCGGCTGCCTTGCCGGTGCTGTCTATGCCGCAGCCGTTATTCTTCCCAAAGATTTCAAGAACGAACTGCTGAACGATTCCAAGCAACTGACCGAAAAACAGCGGTATGCCCTGCGCGAAGTCATTGAGAAAGAAGCGTTGGCATGGGCGGTGGGGATTGTTTCTCCCGGGGAAATAGATAAGATAAATATCCTCAATGCTTCTTTTCTTGCCATGCACCGTGCTGTTGACCGGTTGCAGCTACGTCCGCAACATTTGCTTATCGACGGCAATCGTTTCAAGAAATATCGGGACATTCCGCATACCACCGTTGTGAAAGGCGACGGCAAATACCTTTCCATTGCAGCTGCTTCCATTCTTGCCAAGACCTATCGCGACGATTATATGAACCGGCTGCACGAAGAGTTCCCTTATTACGACTGGAATCATAATAAGGGATATCCCACAAAGAAGCACCGTGCGGCTATTGCCGAACGGGGAACCACTCCTTATCACCGCATGACGTTCAATTTGCTGGGTGGCGGGCAGTTGGAGCTTCCTTTCCTATAA